One Streptococcus sp. VT 162 genomic window, TGGTTAGGTGCTAAATCTTCCGCAACAGTGGTAGGAGTTGTCCCTTCTTCATCTTCAATCAAGCCATATTGAACACGGACTTGATGGTCAATGGCATCAAAGATTTCTGGGTGATCCGCCAAGTATTTCTTAGCATTTTCAGATCCTTGTCCGATTTTTTCACCCTTGTAAGAGTACCATGCTCCCGCTTTTTGGATGATATCGAGATCACTTGCAATCTTCAAGAGCTCACCAGTCTTAGAAATCCCTTCTCCGTACATGATTTCAACAAAGGCTTCCTTAAATGGTGGAGCCACCTTGTTTTTCACGACCTTGATCTTGGTTTCCTTACCGACATTGGTATCTTTTTGGTCACCAGTTCCTTTGATTTGTGTGCTTCCACGAACATCCAAACGGACTGAAGCATAAAATTTCAGAGCACGTCCACCTGGAGTTGTTTCTGGGTTTCCAAACATGACTCCAACTTTTTCACGCAATTGGTTGATAAAGATAGCAATTGTTTTGGTCTTATTGATCGAAGCACCAAGTTTACGCATGGCCTGGCTCATCATACGAGCTTGCAAACCAACGTGGCTGTCTCCAATATCCCCATCGATTTCTGCACGAGGCACAAGGGCCGCAACTGAGTCAATAACGACAAGGTCAACTGCACCTGAGTCAATCAATTTCCCTGCAATTTCAAGACCTTGCTCACCTGAGTCTGGTTGTGACAAGAGCAATTCGTCAATGTTCACACCAAGGGCTGCTGCATAGGCTGGATCAAGGGCATGTTCCGCATCGATAAAGGCAGCGATACCGCCTTCTTTTTGTGCTTGCGCAACAGCGTGAAGGGCAACCGTTGTCTTACCAGATGATTCTGGTCCATAGATTTCGATGATACGTCCTTTAGGATAACCACCTGAACCAAGAGCAATGTCCAGAGCCAATGAGCCTGAGCTCATCACTTGCACCTTTTGCTCCGCACGCTCACCCAAGCGCATGATTGAGCCTTTACCAAAGTCTTTCTCAATCAATTTAAGAGCATCGTTCAATGCTTTTTCGCGGTCTGCTCCAAATTTTTTCCCAATTTCATCTAATTTTTTTGTTGGTTTTTTCGCCATTTTGTTCTCCTATATTCTACTGGTCCTTAGACCTATCTTTCATTATACCAAAATTTAGTCACTTAATAAAGCCTTGCGAACTAGGTTAAAGGCATGCATGACCGCAATATGTCGAACATCTGCTCGACTCCGTCCTGCAATATTGGCCTTGATCACCTCTGTCCCTTTTGCATGTGCCAATCCAATAAAAACTGTACCAGCTGGATGCCCCTCTAGGCTATCTGGCCCTGCCACACCCGTCAAACTAACTCCATAATCAGACTGAGTCTTGATCCGTGCCTGCTCTGCCATTTTTCGAGCCGTAAACCCAGAAACAACCCCGTGTTCTTTTAGCTCTTGCTCGGAAATATCCAACATCTTGGACTTTTCTTCTAGGCTGTAAGTGACAAAACCGCCATTAAAGATTGCTGAGACGCCCGAAAAGTCTGCTAATGTCGCTTGAAAGAGACCTGCCGTCAAGCTTTCTGCCGCAGTAATGCTTTTCTGTCTCTTCTTTAGCTCTTCTACAACGACACTTGCGAGACTGGTTTCTTCCCCATATCCATAACAGATGTCTCGTAGAGAAATTCCCTCGAAAGTTTGGCGACTCAAGATTTGATTTTCTAAGATATCCAGTGCTTGATCAGCCCTTTCTTGACTAACTGCTTTTGTAGACAAACGCAAGGTCACTTCTCCCGTCTTGGCATACGGCGCCAAGGTCGGATCGGTTTGATGGTCAATCAAATCCGCCAAAATGGTCACCAACTGACTCTCCCCAATTCCAAAGAAACGGAGCACTCGTGAGTATAACTTGGTACCAGTCATTAACTTGGGTAAGAGTTGATTTAAGACCATGGGTTTCAATTCACCAGGTGGTCCTGGGAGGACCACGTAGGTCACGCCATCCACTTCTGACACCCCTCCTACTGCTAAACCTGTCTCATTTGGCAGTGGAGTCGCCCCTTCTACAATTTGGGCTTGGCGCTCATTATTCGGTGTCCGAGCATAGTCAGGTCTATGAGCAAAGAAAATATCCAGTTTCTCTTGCGCTTGAGGGTCAAACACTAGATCTTTTCCCAAAAATTTTGCCAGGGTTTGTTTGGTCAAATCATCCTCGGTTGGTCCCAAGCCCCCTGTCAAAATCACAAGATTACTACGTTGACTCGCAATCTCAAGCAAGGACAAAAGACGAGCTTCATTATCTCCAACAGCTGTTTGGAAGTAGACATCTACCCCGATTTCGGCTAGTTTCTCTGATAAAAACTGAGCATTGGTATTGACAATCTGCCCTGTTAAAATTTCTGTTCCAACAGCAATAATTTCTGCTTTCATGTTTCCTCCTACTTATCTATTCGAATTTTTTTGAAAAAATCGCAGGAAATTTCCCACGATTTGATTCTTTTCTTATTCTGCTTCTTCGTTTGAAGCGTTCGTACTGGTTGAAGGTGCTGTCCGACCAAAGGCTGTTTCGTACAGTACCGCATTGGTTTCCAATTCTGTCACTGGCTCTTTACCTAGTGAACGACGCAAGAGATTTTGCATCTCGAGCATATGTTCTGAAGTGACAATCTGATAAGAAATTCCCTGTAGCTCAGCGTCTTCCCCACGCAATTGATGCGTTTCGATATTCTTGAAGGAATCTTGATAGCCGAGCAATTGTGGAATGCTCTTAGCTGACAAGTCCACATTGGTCTGCATGTTATCACTCAAAGCTTTGAGGATACCTTGATAATGACTCACACTGTTTAGGCTCAAAACCTTCTCAACGATTTTTTGAATGACTTCACGTTGACGTTTTTGACGACCATAGTCTCCTTCTGGGTCTTGGTAACGCATCCGTGAATACACCAGAGCTTCCTCACCATTCAAGGTTTGTTCTCCAACACCGATGGAAATCTTATTAAACTCTTCTTGGTCAGCAATCGAAATTGGGAAACCGAGTGTATTGTTGACGGTAATTCCACCAACTGCATCCACCAATTGTTGAAGCCCCTGCATGTTAACCATCACATAGCGGTCAATGTGGATATTCATCATCTTTTGAATAGTAGAAATTGCAAGTTCCGCACCACCATTAGCATAGGCGGCATTGAGTTTAGCTTCCTGAACTTGACCGTTTCCAGTCTCAATCTTGGTCAAAATATCCCGTTCCAAACTCATCATTGTGGTTTTCTTTGTTTTGGGATTAACCGTCAAGAGAATCATGGAATCACTATTTCCCGCCCACGGGTCTGTACGTTCCACATTTCCCGTATCTACCCCCATCAAGAGGATAGTCAGAGGCTCCGTCGCTTCGATAACGTTGGTTTCTTCCCCGATTTTTTTGTAAGTCTTTTTACTTAGGGTTTCTGTTCCCTGTTGGTAGATGGTATAGCCATAAACCGCTACACCTAAAACTGTTACTGCTAGGAAACCTAGCACCATTCCAATTAATTTTTTAATCATCTCGTTATTTATTTATCAGCTTGCCCATAAGACAAACATCTAAAAATATCCCTTCTGCTAAATAGGCTCCTCTTTCTTGTAAGCCTTCTGTGATAAATCCCATTTTTGAATAGAGGTGGATCGCAGCCTCGTTTCGTTTTTGTACACTAAGTTGCAAACGGCGCAAGACGCCACTGACTTTAGCCCACTCGATGCCTTCTTCTAGAAGTATAGTCGCCAAGCCTTGGTTCCAGAATTTCTTTCGAACTGCTAGAAAAACATCACCGATATGTCGAACTCTTAAATGTTGGTCTGCTGTGATATTTAAGACTCCTGCAATCTCATCATTCAGTAAGGCGAGGAGAGTAATTTGATTCTCTGATGCAGCTTGTTTTTCGATAAAAAGAGCCATTTCAGAAGCTGTCATTATGATACCATTTTCATCCAAGCTGGTAAAATCTGTCTCTTGACCGACACAATCTAAAAATGCAATTAAGGCTGTAGCATCTGAAATCTCTGCTTCACGAATACACAACTCATACTCCATCTTGAAGCTCCTTGATAAGTTGTTCAGCCCGAGAGCCATGAGCCGTAAAATGAAGACAACGACCCTCAGCTTCTTTCAAGATTTCCAACTCCAAGTAAGAATCTGGTAAATCTTCACCCAAAAGATGCCCCCACTCAATAACAGTCACACCACCACCAAAGAGAAACTCATCCAAGTCAATAGAATCAGCATCACCTTCGATACGGTAGACATCCAAGTGGTAAAGTGGCAAACGCCCCTCATACTCTCTAACAATGGTATAGGTTGGACTTTTAATCATCTGACGGATATCCAAGCCCTTAGCAAGGCCCTTAGTAAAGGTTGTTTTACCCGCACCCAACTCTCCAGTCAAGATCAGAACATCGTCTTTTTGAAGCAAATGACCTAATCTTTCTCCGAGAGTTAGAAGTTCTTCTTCATTTTTTGTGTGCATGCTACTATTATACCAAAAAGTTTTCTTTTGTGTGAATTTTCTTTATGGACTTACTATAACAATTTTGAAAGATTCTCCTCCACTTAAAAGAATACAACTATTGAAAAAACAAACAGGATATCCCGAATCAGGTGTCCATAAAAGGAGATTTCCCTTTGAATACATTTTGGAAAAAGGAAACGTGCGCATAGAAAACCAACACTGATATAAAGGAGAATCGAGGAAATCACTAAGGGATTCCTCAAGAAAACCATCGTAGCTAGAACGGAAATGACGACCGTTTTCTTTTTATTTAGGTGATTTTCTATATCGCGAAAAATTTTATCAAAAGGTAAGAAAATCAATAGATCTACTCCTAGCAAGAAAAAGAA contains:
- a CDS encoding damage-inducible protein CinA encodes the protein MKAEIIAVGTEILTGQIVNTNAQFLSEKLAEIGVDVYFQTAVGDNEARLLSLLEIASQRSNLVILTGGLGPTEDDLTKQTLAKFLGKDLVFDPQAQEKLDIFFAHRPDYARTPNNERQAQIVEGATPLPNETGLAVGGVSEVDGVTYVVLPGPPGELKPMVLNQLLPKLMTGTKLYSRVLRFFGIGESQLVTILADLIDHQTDPTLAPYAKTGEVTLRLSTKAVSQERADQALDILENQILSRQTFEGISLRDICYGYGEETSLASVVVEELKKRQKSITAAESLTAGLFQATLADFSGVSAIFNGGFVTYSLEEKSKMLDISEQELKEHGVVSGFTARKMAEQARIKTQSDYGVSLTGVAGPDSLEGHPAGTVFIGLAHAKGTEVIKANIAGRSRADVRHIAVMHAFNLVRKALLSD
- a CDS encoding GNAT family acetyltransferase; the encoded protein is MEYELCIREAEISDATALIAFLDCVGQETDFTSLDENGIIMTASEMALFIEKQAASENQITLLALLNDEIAGVLNITADQHLRVRHIGDVFLAVRKKFWNQGLATILLEEGIEWAKVSGVLRRLQLSVQKRNEAAIHLYSKMGFITEGLQERGAYLAEGIFLDVCLMGKLINK
- a CDS encoding LytR family transcriptional regulator, yielding MIKKLIGMVLGFLAVTVLGVAVYGYTIYQQGTETLSKKTYKKIGEETNVIEATEPLTILLMGVDTGNVERTDPWAGNSDSMILLTVNPKTKKTTMMSLERDILTKIETGNGQVQEAKLNAAYANGGAELAISTIQKMMNIHIDRYVMVNMQGLQQLVDAVGGITVNNTLGFPISIADQEEFNKISIGVGEQTLNGEEALVYSRMRYQDPEGDYGRQKRQREVIQKIVEKVLSLNSVSHYQGILKALSDNMQTNVDLSAKSIPQLLGYQDSFKNIETHQLRGEDAELQGISYQIVTSEHMLEMQNLLRRSLGKEPVTELETNAVLYETAFGRTAPSTSTNASNEEAE
- a CDS encoding recombinase RecA, which produces MAKKPTKKLDEIGKKFGADREKALNDALKLIEKDFGKGSIMRLGERAEQKVQVMSSGSLALDIALGSGGYPKGRIIEIYGPESSGKTTVALHAVAQAQKEGGIAAFIDAEHALDPAYAAALGVNIDELLLSQPDSGEQGLEIAGKLIDSGAVDLVVIDSVAALVPRAEIDGDIGDSHVGLQARMMSQAMRKLGASINKTKTIAIFINQLREKVGVMFGNPETTPGGRALKFYASVRLDVRGSTQIKGTGDQKDTNVGKETKIKVVKNKVAPPFKEAFVEIMYGEGISKTGELLKIASDLDIIQKAGAWYSYKGEKIGQGSENAKKYLADHPEIFDAIDHQVRVQYGLIEDEEGTTPTTVAEDLAPNQEVTLDLGDGLEIEIED
- a CDS encoding hydrolase gives rise to the protein MHTKNEEELLTLGERLGHLLQKDDVLILTGELGAGKTTFTKGLAKGLDIRQMIKSPTYTIVREYEGRLPLYHLDVYRIEGDADSIDLDEFLFGGGVTVIEWGHLLGEDLPDSYLELEILKEAEGRCLHFTAHGSRAEQLIKELQDGV